The genome window CAAGCCAAAACCTGTACCCAACCAAATCTCATTGTCATTCACTCTTGTGATACTTTTGATCACATTATTACTTAAGGTTTTGTCCGTCTTTCCTTTATAAATTTTAGAAAATTCTCCAGTTGTTGTGTCAAAAATAGCAAAACCAGTTTCTGTACCTACATATAACTTAGAATCATCCTCTAAAGAAAACGGCTTGATATCTAAGATCAGGTTGTTTTTCTTATTCTGCTCTGACCTCTTCTGTAGGCGATAGTGGGTAAATGTACCTTTTTTCTGATCGTATTTGTTCAATTGATCTTGAGTACCTACCCATAATATTCCTTTAGAATCTTCGTATAAAACTCTAACAACGTTGTCAGAAAGACCTTCACTTAGACCTGGAATTTTTCTGATGACTGTACTTTCATTTGTTTTTGGATCAAGAATAAAAATTCCAGCTCTTGTACCAATATACAAGTCACCACTTTTCAGAAACTGAACTTTAAAGAAAGTAATATCTTCATTGGTTAATGATATTCTTTCAAAAGTATAGGTAGCTACATTAAATTTAATCAAACTCTTAAAAGTAGCAATCCAGATATTACCATTATTGTCTTTCGTGAGATCAATGATGTTTTCAGTAAGGATAGTTTCCGCTTTATAGCCATCATAACGAACTAATCCGTCAGATAAACCAATCCACATAAATCCATAATCATCTTCCAAAAAACAATTTACTTTTTTGTTAGTAATGTTCTCAGGGAGCTGGATATGTGAGAATTCTAAAAACCTATCTAGTGCAAATAGTGGGCTCTGCGGTAATAACAAAGCACATGTTAGTAATAGTATTAATAGTCCTTTCATATATATCATGTTATCGAATCACCTTCAATGATTTGAAAGTCATTGTTTTGGAATTTAATTTAGTTGATTTCACTGTTAGCTTGATCAAACCCGCTTCATCAGAAGACTGAAAAAATAGGACACACTTACCATTAAAAACCTTTCTAAATTTAGCTTTATTTGAAGATAAATCCAATATGTCTCCATTTTCAACACCTAGAATTTTTGCGGGACCATCAAGAGTAAACTCAACAAGGTGGTCAGCGTCTGGAACAAAGACGCCATCCTTATCTATAATATTTACTTCACATCTGATAACGTCAGTTTGGTTTGCGTATACTTCAGTTTTGCTAGGTATGAGTTGGAAACTATAAGCTTCACCACTACTTCTAACGATATCTTCTGCTACTTTCTTATTTTTATTTCTTGCAATTGCCTTAATTTCCCCTTTTTCGTAAGGAACCTGCCAAACAAGTTGTCTTTCCTTACCCATCACTTTTTCTCCAAGTGATTTCCCATTTAAGAACAATTCTACTGAGGAAGCATTTGTATATACTACCACTGGAATTTTTTGTCCTTCTTTACCTTGATGATTCCAATGGGGCAACACATGAACCATCGGCTCGTTACTCCAAAGACTTTGATAGAGGTAATAATGATCTTTAGGGAAGCCTGCCAAATCGATGATACCAAAGTTGGCTGTTCTTGCAGGCCAATTAAATGATTCTCCAAGGTAATCAAAACCTGTCCATCTAAAGTTACCTACATAGTAATCGTATTTTTCAACGCGGTTCCAATCATCTCTAACACCAATTCTAACAATCGAATTATCATAAGAAGATTGGTATTTGTTTGTAATGTTAGGGAACACTTCTTCATCACTTAAATTAGGAATTTTATAGACCTTATTTTCCATCTTCGCAAATTGCTCCGGCTTCTCCCATGGTGCAGGATTATCTTTGGTTCTATACCAAGTTTGTGTTCTGTAAATTCCTCTCGTCTGTAACGTATGAGTAATCTCTGTACCAACGATTAATTGGTTAGGATTTTTTGCATGATAATCTTCAAGTACATTCTTAAATTCACCATGCCCATTAAACCCTGCAATATCTATATGAGTCCCTTTATACCCTCTACCTTGGGTTACAAATCGTGTTGGATCTATTGATTTCACAAAGTCAACTAATATTTTTTGTTCTTCATTAGTAAACTTATGTACCTCATTACCGATACTCCACATAATTACTGAAGGGTGGTTACGATCTCTTTTTAAGAAGCCTTCTAGATCTTTTTGCCAATAATCTGCAAAATAATTCCCGTAATCAAATTTCGCTTTTGGTCTCCACCATCCATCAAATGCTTCGTCCATCACCATAAAGCCCATGGTATCGCACATCGCATAAAATTCAGGAGAAAAGGGGTGATGTGCTGTACGTAAAGCATTACACCCCATTTCCTTAAGTAATTTTAATCTGTGGTAAAGAACATCATTTGGTACGGCTACACCTAAAGCCCCTGCATCTTGATGATTACTTAATCCTTTTAATAAAATAGGCGTATCATTCAAGAATAGTCCTTCGTTATTTTTCCATTCTACTTTTCGAATACCAAAAGGAGTAGAATAGGTATCTTTTATTATTTTATCTACCATTACTACACTCTCTAATGTGTACATATCAGGTGTAGTTGGTGACCATAATTTCGGATTTTCTAATTGTATATTTTGAGTGATCTCCCCAGTTTTTTGTAGCTTATATTTCGTTGTTGTTTCACTAACTACTTCTCCTGTATTAGACCTAACAATACTTTTTAAAGTGATTTTCTTGGCAGCTTTTAACTCACTTTTTAAGCTAGTAACTATTTTTACTGAAGCAGAAGCTTTGGATACTTGAGGAGTCGTTACGAAAGTACCTGATTGAGGTATATAGATATTCTTAGTTTTCGTTAACCATACATGTCTATAAATACCCGATCCAGTATACCACCTTCCACTTGGAAGTTTTGAATGATCTACTTTAACAGCAAGGGTGTTTTTCCCTTCTTTTAAATGTGGCGTTAGGTCATACTCAAAACTTATATAACCATTCGGGTGAAAACCTAAATGATGACCATTTATCCAAACATCACTATTTAAATATACCCCATCAAAAGTGATGAAATATTTATCGTCTGCGTGTTTGTCTGCTACTTGAATTTCTTTTCTATACCATCCTATTCCACCAGGAAGAAATGCCCCTGATTTTCCCGACGGGTTTTCTTCTCTATATTCACCTTCAATACTCCAATCATGAGGAACGTTTAATACTCTCCAATTCGAATCATCAAAAGCTACCTCTTGGGCATTAGATACCTCTTCCTTTGTAAACTTCCAATCAAAATCCAATGAAATACGTTCACGAACCGTTTGTGAAAAACCGATAGAGGAAAGAAAAAATAACCCAACAATATGTATAAAAATTAATCTCATTTCAGACAAGTAGATAATAAAAAAGTCGTTATCGTATAGTCAAAACTAGATCATAAATGTTGATTTAACGGTTATTTAAAAATGCAAAAGTAGCACATATCCAAAAGTCGGATTTGTGCTACTTTTCAACACTATTTGTATAATTTATGCTATTTAATTAGCACTAATAGGTCTTTCATGGAAGTAAAAACATCTATTCCTTGAGATGAAAACTTTTCTGCATCTTCATGTGGACAATATGCTAACACATTAAATCCACCATTTTTTGCTGCTTGTATACCTGATAAACTATCTTCAATAACTAAACTATCCTCTGGTGCTACATTCAAATGAGCAGCCGCTGTAAGAAATACTTTCGGATCCGGCTTCCAAGCATTCAAGTCGTAGGCACTAAACATATTTCCTTTAAAAAAACTGTACAAGCCAGTCGTTTTTAAATTTAATTCCATCTTATTCATAGGACCATTGGATGCTACAGCAAAAGGGAGTGATAAATGTTCAACTACTTCTTTAATTCCTGGTATTGGCTGAATATCATTTTCAAACGCTTGGAATGTTCTTTTTCTAAATTCAGCCTCAAAATTATCTTTTAACGTCACCTGATATTTCTCTTGTATATAGCTAACAATTTGATCAAATGCTTTTCCAGTTAGAGTTTGTATCGCCTCTTCATAAGTAATGTCAATAGAATAGTCTTTAAATAGATCGATGAATACATTCATGGTAATCGATTCTGAATCCACAAGAACTCCATCACAGTCGAAGATGATTGCTTTATATTTCACTATGTTGTTATTTATCAGTTTATACTTCTTTCTTCAAAGGTAATAAACCCGAAAGTGATTGAAAAAATAAAAGGTACCCTGTATATAAATCATACAGAGCACCTTTAACATTCCGAATTACAAACTTTATATCTTATTGCTGAATAACTTCTCCTGAGCTACTTGTGTTAGCTTCTCTCACTGTTGGGTTTCCTTTAAAATAGAAGTTACCACTTGATGATAAATTTACATTGTACTCATTCACACAATGAACATAAGCATCTCCTGAAGAAGAAATATCAAAATCTACTTTATCTGATGTCATATCATTAGAGTAACAATTTCCAGAAGAACTAATACGTCCGACTAATTCGCTTGTTGCTCCGACTAACGATGCATCTCCTGAAGAAGAAATATTAACCACTACTCGATTGGCCTCAATATTACTTGCCTCTACATTACCAGAAGAACTAATGTTTACAACCAAATCACTGCCTATTCCTGTAGCATCTTCTAATTTGATATCTCCACTAGAAGACGTATTTAGACTTACTTGAGAAGAACCTTCTCCAACTTCAGAGATAGATATATTTCCACTAGAACTCGCTGTAGCTTCTTTTAACTGAGGAAGCGTAACATAGATATTCAAATCAAAATTAGACAGGTTTTTATTAATTGAGATTTTCCATATTTCATCTTCTACTTTCTGAGAAAGATGTTCAAAAACCTCAGGTTGTGTTTCTATAGTAATTGTTTGCTCTTCACCGTATTGGATATATACATGACCGGTCGTTTGGAAGTTCACTCCTTTGATATCTGCCAACTCCAAATTATAGTTTGACGTTGGACCAGAAACGTCCTCACTGTTACAACTCACAAACCCCATCACTAAAGTGATAAATAAAATTATGTTTAAATTTTTCATGCTTTAAATATTGTTTTCAGTTGTATAACACTTGACAGTTAGTTTACCCCTACTCCCAAAAGAAAAAAAATATTTTTTTTTCAAATTGATCAAATATTGATACCAATACTGTTCATAAGATACTCTGTTTCCAGAGTATCATCCAACAATTTTAAACCTTTATTTATAGTAATCAATCACCTTTTTATAGCTTCATTTTTATTAAAAATACTGCCGAAACAATGGAATAAGTAAAGTCGTTACCAAAAGTAACCTAAGGTCTAATTGACTTTAAAAACACACATACAAATCATCAAAAATCTTATTCATCAATGGAAAATGAAAAAAAAGTTGGACTGTGGGGACTTGTCGCCATTGTTTTCGGTTCAATGATCGGAGGAGGAATTTTTAATATCCCCCAGAATATGGCTTCAAATGCTGGGTTAGGTGCCGTTATGTTATCTTGGGTGATTTCAGGAATTGGTATCTGGTTTTTAGTAGAAGTATTTAAATCTTTAGAAGAAAAACACCCTGAATTAAGTTCAGGAATATATGCATATGCACAAAAAGGATTCGGCAACTTTGTAGGCTTTAGTAGTGCTTGGGGATATTGGATTGCTGCTATTTTTGGTAACGTAGCTTTTGCAGTACTATTAAATGATGCACTTGGTATTTTCTTTCCAAGTCTATTAGAACATGGATGGCAAACAGTGGTTTTCGGATCCGTGTTAGTATGGTTGATGACGACCATTGTTTGGTTTGGAGTAAATAAGGCTTCATCATTGAATACACTCTCAACAGTGGCAAAATTCTTATCACTGATTGTAATATTTATTATGCTAATCGTTGCCTTCGATTTTGATGTTTTTACAGCTGATATCTGGAGATTTGGATTAGGAGGTATCGGCAAACAAATTAAAGGTACTATGATGGTAACACTTTGGTGCTTTATTGGTATTGAAGGAGCAGTTGTGATTTCAGGAAAAGCAAAAAAGAAATCGGACGTTAGTAAGGCGACAATAATTGGTTTTGCAGCAGCATTACTGATGTATCTGTTATTATCGGCTTTATCTTTTGGTATCCTAAAACAAGAAGAATTAAGCGTTTTATCTTCTCCTTCTACAGGTGGTTTATTACAAGCTGCTGTTGGTAGTGATTGGGGATTGATGCTAGTAAATATTGCTGTAATAATATCAGTATCTGGAGCTTGGTTAGCTTGGACAATTCTAGTTGCTGAAACACCTTACAGTGCTGCAAAGGATGGCATCTTACCAAAAATATTTAGTAAAGACAATGCACATCAATCACCAGGGATTTCATTATTAATGTCTAGTATTATTGTTCAATTGGCATTATTTATTGTCGTTTCTGCAAAGGATGTTTACTTGGCAGCTGTTGATATTGCCGGAGTGATGATTCTTCCTTCTTACTTGTTAAGTTCCATGTTCTTGCTAAAAGAGGCACTAAGCAAAAAAGGATATTCAACGAAAATCAAAGTGATTGCTTTATTGTCGTCGTTGTATTGCCTTTGGTTAATTTATGCAGCAGGCATTAACTTTTTACTGCTTTCCATGATGTTTTATGCTGTAGGTATTCCATTTTACCTTAAAGCAAGAAAAGAACAAAATGGATCACATGTGTTTGCCAATTATGAAAAATGGATTGCAGGAACAATGATTAGCTTATCTTTTATTGGGGTTTATATTATATCCACAGGTGCAATGGCACTTTAATCATAAAAAAACAGCCTCAGTAATTACCGAGGCTGTTTCTAAATCTTTACATCTTTAAACTATCATCATCTTAACAAAGCATTATCGATATGGGCAAAAAATTATCGATATTAAAAAATCGTTTTTGGGTATGTTTTAATCACTATTAATTGAACTACAACTTTATATACTCTTAAAACATGTACCTCACCTTTTATATTTCAGTAGAAAAGTTTCAAAATCTGACTTCATAAAAAAACGCCTTGAGATAGAATGTTATTCTCAAGGCGTTTTTTTTAAAACTGATTTATTGTTTTCATGTAGTTTGTATCACTTATCTGATTAGGGGTGATCAAAGTTTCTACATAATCGAGATAACTATCTAATAGGTAAACATTATCTTGATTACCTTCCAAAGGCAGTGTCGCCGGTTGTTCATTAAACCTGACCTGTACAAACTTCTCTCCTTCTTTTTCCAACAAAAACCATTCGATATTGGAAGCCATACTTGCATACTCGCCTTCAGACCATTCAATATTAAGTACATGGTCTGATTTTCTATTGATGTTATTGAGATCTAACAATACAGCTAAGGGTAATGTGGTTTCAGCATGGGCAAAATTAAAATACCCTTGATAATCTAAAGTTCCCTTCGAAGCTAAACGTAGATTGTTGCTAATATTCATCAGTAATGTCGTTGAATTAGCATAGGAAGTTTTTCGACCTTTATACCCTGGCCCCTTTTCATAGAAAGCTTCGACATCGCCTATTTTGGCTAGAAGTTGAGTCTCAGAGGGTGTAAAAACAAGGAAGTCTGGACGTTGGTCTGGTGTAATCGCAAAAGAGATTTTAAAGCATTCATACAGTGCTAAAATGATATCCATCTTCGATGCAATAACAACTTCTCCTTCATCATCTTTATATACTTTCTCACCATTTTCAATATTATTGATTATTTGAGACTTAAAATAGTTAGGAAGAATAGCATCCACAATGTCTAGATACTCCTTTGATTTTTTTAGCTCCACTATTTGCTCCTCCCAAATTGCTGAGTCTTTGTATGCTTTATAGTTAGGAGAAATTTTATGATATCGTAAAAGCGGATCTTTCCCTTTAATAAAATTATTGATTTCCCATTCCGGATGGACATCCTTCTCTTTCAATCCTTGTATAAATGCTCCTCTTGAATTCTGAGTTCTTGATTTATATGTCGCATTTCCAATAAACTTTGTAGAGGACTTAAAGAAATCAGGAGCAATATCGTATAGCCTTTGTCCTATAGCGAAATGTTCTTCTTTCCCTAGTGGAGTTAGTTGACCATAATTGTTTTTCTGAAGATCAATAAGTTGCTTTACCTCTTGCATCAATAGTTTGCCCTCCTCTGTTAATTGGTTCTGCTTATCTGCATCCATCATCAATTCATATAATGCAATATCTTCTCCCGGACCACTCATATATCGAGAACCATGTCTTGCAACATTTGTAATAAAGATGGTTTCATAATCTTCTGGTATAGGAGTAATTTCTTTTGGGGGCATATAGTTCTTTTTCGAACCAATGTTCCACTCTTGTTCCGTTGTTAAAGATTGCTTTGTATTTTCCTGTGAACAGGATGTCATAAAAAAGAATTGGAATGTACTCAATATAAGTACTGTAATTTGTCTGTTCATTATTTAGCTTAGTTATTCAGTTGGTCTATTTCATATTAGGTTTCAGTTGATTATATATCCTCTACATATCAATGAAATATAAAAATGGATTTAACAGCAGCGAAAATAAGTAATTTATGATTACGGAATTCTGTGTTCATAAAAAGATAATATTGGCGTCATTAATTGTTATTTCACAAAAAGTCCTTTACCTAAAAAAAGATAAAGGACTCCAATAAATACATTATGGATTGAGTAATGCTGGGATTATAAAGTATCGTATTTTATTAAGCAAAACGCTCTTCTTTTAAAGTTTCCCATCTCACCTTATTACTGTACTGTTTGTATTCTTCCATAATATGAATCAACACCCAGTAATTATTAAGAATCTTGTGGAAATCAAGAGATGCATTACTTTGGTCTAGCCTTTCAAGTATGTTTTGAGCTTTCGCTTTTACCGGGATAATACTAGAGGAATTACCAATTTTTTCATCTTGTAACATATACAAAGTTTCTTCCTTGAGTGTTGAAAATTCCATTAATGATTCCTCAAGAGTATTACTTTCCTTCATTCTTTTTATCAGTAACTGAATTCTTTTAGAGATTCTATGAATGTAGAAAGTAATATCGTTTAGTTGTTGCTCAGTGATTCCATCAAATAAATCATATTTAATAACTGCACTCCATTTCTCTAGAGTCATTGCAGCAACTTCCACTTCTCTTTTGGCTAATCTAATTTTTATAACCTTACTCAATTGGTACCATTTCACCTTATCTTTGGCATGAACAAGCAAATAATGGGCACTATTAAAGAAGCCGTTTATCTTATTCATAAATGCTTTTTCGGGCCTAGTTGTATTGAGCATATACCCCAAAATCACGAGCCATAACAATGAAATAGTATTGAAAATATCTGTATTTATGATTCCATAAAAATCATACGATTGATTTTCATTTGTTATCCCCAATAGCATCACACCAAAAGCTGCAGTGACAAATGCAAAACCCCTTAGGTAATAATAGTTGATAAACATGTAGATAAATAAGAAGACACTTAATGTATAAAAGCTTCCCAACGCAGGCATAATAAAAGTATAAATTAGCGTCGTAAAAAAGCTCATGATCGCAAAATATTTGAGAAACTCTTTTGCTTTCAGTTGGGGTGTTAAAGCAATAAACATGGCATTGGCTCCAGATGACATATACCATTGCGAATGCCCTGGAGGGTCGAAAAATATCCAAATAAGAAAGCCTCCCATTACAGCAAAAGTTGCATAGAGGGCACCTACAAAATATTGCTTATCTAACAAGGTGAAATCATAAACCTTATGCTTTGCTACTTTTCTAAATCTGTTGGGAGAATCGTTGACAAGGTGATTGGTGACATACGTTAATTCTTCTAATTCATTCATTAGATCATACATCTCCTCTTGAATCAGTTTCAACCGAGTATATTGAAGTTTATTTGAATGATTTTCTTGATCTATTAGAATTGTCACCTTATTAAAAGTGAACGTAGTTGCTTCTTGTTTAAGCATTTGAACGACTTGAGACAATCTCTGATGAATTTCATCGTAGGCAGCTATAAATGGCTTTTTTTCTAAATATACATCCTCTTCATGGTTTAATTCTTCGACATTTATCAATAAACTAACCAAGCTGTTCGACACCTTATTGTACCTAAAAACAAAGTCTGCCCACAAGTCTTTTCTTTTATGATCATCCGTATTATTGTAGTCAGCTAACGACAGTAAATCAACCAACTCACTTTTACTTTTTTCCATTTTATGATTGAAAGTTGATGCATCAATCGTTTTATGTTGAAATTGGTATTTTATTAACTCAAATTGTTTTTGAAGATGATGTATTAGTTCTGCTGCTACTTGCTTTGGCTTTCTTTGTTCGTAATAAGGCCAAATCACAAATGAGATGATGGTATAGATACCTACGCCCAAAACGTTTTCTAGTGTTCTGTACAAAGCATGGTCAAAAGCATTTATTGGATCAGAAGCACCAGCAGTTGTGATGATCAGACAAGTGAATCCTAACACATTCCATAAATAACTATGCTTTGCATCTGCCATCATCATATACATAGTAATAAATACCCAAAGGCCTGCTAAAAACATAAATAAGAAACGACTTTGAGGAGCAAGTGCTAGAATGATTAAGCCGACAATACTTCCGATCACCGTACCAATTATTCTTAATGTTCCTTTTCGAAAAGACTGATCGATTCTGAAATTGGGCATTGCCACCATACAAATACCAAACCCTGCCCAAGCAGGATCAAACCAATTTAATTTTAAAGCGACAGCATAAGTAATCACAAAAGACAATGCTACTTTTACCGCCTCTTTCACTTGTCTGTTTTCCATTGTTTATTGTGTCAGAAGTTGATGAATAATTAAAGCATATCGCAAAAGTAAAAGGGGCGTTTTCAATTCATTGGTAAAAATTTAGGGGAGATTAGTAAAACTCACTATTAAGCTGCGAGTAGGATCTCTTTGAATGTTTTCAAGGAAATATTGACACATTCTTCTTTTAATAAATACATTAATAAAGGTTTTTGTAAATTATTTAATAGAGTAATTCACAATATCATTCCCTGAAAATTATCTAATGGAAGAAGTACATTTTAACGACAGAGGAGATAGTACCTACTATGAATATTTAAAAGAAAACCTAAAAGGGAAGCCTGTAGATAAATATACTTTATCCCTTAAAAGCGACCTTATCGATGGTACTCTTTTCGTCGTAGAAGAAAAAGGATTTAGAATTACATCAATCGATTATAAAGTCCTGAAAGACTTCTCCATCAACTTTACTTCCGATAAGCAATTTGATTATACTATTATCTTCTTTTGCGAAGATGTAACCTATTCGGGTCATGATGATAAGCCCATTCACTTTAGTGTTCCTACAGGGTTTTTAATTTTAGATAATACTCAAAACATCATTTTTGAAAGAAAAAAAGGAACTCACCAACAAAGAGTCACCTTATATTTTAATCGATCAGATGTATCTCCCTTTTTAAATGAGAAACTCAATACAATCAAAGACTTTGCTTTTCATAAAGGGGATGATCATACGGCTATATGGAAAAAGGTGTACTTTGATAAAGGGCCGAAAGACATTAACCCTAAACTGAGAAATAGGTGGCATATCATTAAGTTACATGAGCTTTGCCTTATCATTTCTAATATTCTCCTTTCATTTAATGGAGAAGAAGAC of Flammeovirga agarivorans contains these proteins:
- a CDS encoding sugar-binding domain-containing protein — translated: MRLIFIHIVGLFFLSSIGFSQTVRERISLDFDWKFTKEEVSNAQEVAFDDSNWRVLNVPHDWSIEGEYREENPSGKSGAFLPGGIGWYRKEIQVADKHADDKYFITFDGVYLNSDVWINGHHLGFHPNGYISFEYDLTPHLKEGKNTLAVKVDHSKLPSGRWYTGSGIYRHVWLTKTKNIYIPQSGTFVTTPQVSKASASVKIVTSLKSELKAAKKITLKSIVRSNTGEVVSETTTKYKLQKTGEITQNIQLENPKLWSPTTPDMYTLESVVMVDKIIKDTYSTPFGIRKVEWKNNEGLFLNDTPILLKGLSNHQDAGALGVAVPNDVLYHRLKLLKEMGCNALRTAHHPFSPEFYAMCDTMGFMVMDEAFDGWWRPKAKFDYGNYFADYWQKDLEGFLKRDRNHPSVIMWSIGNEVHKFTNEEQKILVDFVKSIDPTRFVTQGRGYKGTHIDIAGFNGHGEFKNVLEDYHAKNPNQLIVGTEITHTLQTRGIYRTQTWYRTKDNPAPWEKPEQFAKMENKVYKIPNLSDEEVFPNITNKYQSSYDNSIVRIGVRDDWNRVEKYDYYVGNFRWTGFDYLGESFNWPARTANFGIIDLAGFPKDHYYLYQSLWSNEPMVHVLPHWNHQGKEGQKIPVVVYTNASSVELFLNGKSLGEKVMGKERQLVWQVPYEKGEIKAIARNKNKKVAEDIVRSSGEAYSFQLIPSKTEVYANQTDVIRCEVNIIDKDGVFVPDADHLVEFTLDGPAKILGVENGDILDLSSNKAKFRKVFNGKCVLFFQSSDEAGLIKLTVKSTKLNSKTMTFKSLKVIR
- a CDS encoding HAD family hydrolase; amino-acid sequence: MKYKAIIFDCDGVLVDSESITMNVFIDLFKDYSIDITYEEAIQTLTGKAFDQIVSYIQEKYQVTLKDNFEAEFRKRTFQAFENDIQPIPGIKEVVEHLSLPFAVASNGPMNKMELNLKTTGLYSFFKGNMFSAYDLNAWKPDPKVFLTAAAHLNVAPEDSLVIEDSLSGIQAAKNGGFNVLAYCPHEDAEKFSSQGIDVFTSMKDLLVLIK
- a CDS encoding GIN domain-containing protein — its product is MKNLNIILFITLVMGFVSCNSEDVSGPTSNYNLELADIKGVNFQTTGHVYIQYGEEQTITIETQPEVFEHLSQKVEDEIWKISINKNLSNFDLNIYVTLPQLKEATASSSGNISISEVGEGSSQVSLNTSSSGDIKLEDATGIGSDLVVNISSSGNVEASNIEANRVVVNISSSGDASLVGATSELVGRISSSGNCYSNDMTSDKVDFDISSSGDAYVHCVNEYNVNLSSSGNFYFKGNPTVREANTSSSGEVIQQ
- a CDS encoding basic amino acid/polyamine antiporter, producing the protein MENEKKVGLWGLVAIVFGSMIGGGIFNIPQNMASNAGLGAVMLSWVISGIGIWFLVEVFKSLEEKHPELSSGIYAYAQKGFGNFVGFSSAWGYWIAAIFGNVAFAVLLNDALGIFFPSLLEHGWQTVVFGSVLVWLMTTIVWFGVNKASSLNTLSTVAKFLSLIVIFIMLIVAFDFDVFTADIWRFGLGGIGKQIKGTMMVTLWCFIGIEGAVVISGKAKKKSDVSKATIIGFAAALLMYLLLSALSFGILKQEELSVLSSPSTGGLLQAAVGSDWGLMLVNIAVIISVSGAWLAWTILVAETPYSAAKDGILPKIFSKDNAHQSPGISLLMSSIIVQLALFIVVSAKDVYLAAVDIAGVMILPSYLLSSMFLLKEALSKKGYSTKIKVIALLSSLYCLWLIYAAGINFLLLSMMFYAVGIPFYLKARKEQNGSHVFANYEKWIAGTMISLSFIGVYIISTGAMAL
- a CDS encoding histidine-type phosphatase codes for the protein MNRQITVLILSTFQFFFMTSCSQENTKQSLTTEQEWNIGSKKNYMPPKEITPIPEDYETIFITNVARHGSRYMSGPGEDIALYELMMDADKQNQLTEEGKLLMQEVKQLIDLQKNNYGQLTPLGKEEHFAIGQRLYDIAPDFFKSSTKFIGNATYKSRTQNSRGAFIQGLKEKDVHPEWEINNFIKGKDPLLRYHKISPNYKAYKDSAIWEEQIVELKKSKEYLDIVDAILPNYFKSQIINNIENGEKVYKDDEGEVVIASKMDIILALYECFKISFAITPDQRPDFLVFTPSETQLLAKIGDVEAFYEKGPGYKGRKTSYANSTTLLMNISNNLRLASKGTLDYQGYFNFAHAETTLPLAVLLDLNNINRKSDHVLNIEWSEGEYASMASNIEWFLLEKEGEKFVQVRFNEQPATLPLEGNQDNVYLLDSYLDYVETLITPNQISDTNYMKTINQF
- a CDS encoding FUSC family protein gives rise to the protein MENRQVKEAVKVALSFVITYAVALKLNWFDPAWAGFGICMVAMPNFRIDQSFRKGTLRIIGTVIGSIVGLIILALAPQSRFLFMFLAGLWVFITMYMMMADAKHSYLWNVLGFTCLIITTAGASDPINAFDHALYRTLENVLGVGIYTIISFVIWPYYEQRKPKQVAAELIHHLQKQFELIKYQFQHKTIDASTFNHKMEKSKSELVDLLSLADYNNTDDHKRKDLWADFVFRYNKVSNSLVSLLINVEELNHEEDVYLEKKPFIAAYDEIHQRLSQVVQMLKQEATTFTFNKVTILIDQENHSNKLQYTRLKLIQEEMYDLMNELEELTYVTNHLVNDSPNRFRKVAKHKVYDFTLLDKQYFVGALYATFAVMGGFLIWIFFDPPGHSQWYMSSGANAMFIALTPQLKAKEFLKYFAIMSFFTTLIYTFIMPALGSFYTLSVFLFIYMFINYYYLRGFAFVTAAFGVMLLGITNENQSYDFYGIINTDIFNTISLLWLVILGYMLNTTRPEKAFMNKINGFFNSAHYLLVHAKDKVKWYQLSKVIKIRLAKREVEVAAMTLEKWSAVIKYDLFDGITEQQLNDITFYIHRISKRIQLLIKRMKESNTLEESLMEFSTLKEETLYMLQDEKIGNSSSIIPVKAKAQNILERLDQSNASLDFHKILNNYWVLIHIMEEYKQYSNKVRWETLKEERFA
- a CDS encoding helix-turn-helix domain-containing protein; the encoded protein is MEEVHFNDRGDSTYYEYLKENLKGKPVDKYTLSLKSDLIDGTLFVVEEKGFRITSIDYKVLKDFSINFTSDKQFDYTIIFFCEDVTYSGHDDKPIHFSVPTGFLILDNTQNIIFERKKGTHQQRVTLYFNRSDVSPFLNEKLNTIKDFAFHKGDDHTAIWKKVYFDKGPKDINPKLRNRWHIIKLHELCLIISNILLSFNGEEDLKKIYMDHEFEAVFEIRDYIQHNFHEKPIMSKLTKKYGINSTKLNEIFKYCFGQTVYKYYKHARIYKVRDEIITTHKSLTEIAYEFGFSDINHLSKSFIEEFGEKPSELKNSSKNDSQKGLDK